From Pseudomonas sp. StFLB209, a single genomic window includes:
- a CDS encoding FMN-binding glutamate synthase family protein encodes MSFSLLSRYAFFVCCVVFTLATLPFVHQHEWLWIFTLVLGLLSLQGIFDLLQSRHAVRRNYPILGNIRYLIEGIRPEIRQYLLEADDEATPFSRAQRALVYSRAKSEASDKPFGTLMNVYQTGYEFISHSMRPAPLSDPESFRVEIGGPQCTQSYSASVFNISAMSFGSLSANAIRSLNKGAKMGHFSHDTGEGSISPYHREHGGDLVWELGSGYFGCRTDDGKFDAEKFARQAGDPQVKMIEIKLSQGAKPGHGGILPKHKVTQEIASTRGVPMGQDCISPSSHSAFSTPLELMHFIARLRELSGGKPVGFKLCLGHPWEFMGIAKAMLETGILPDFIVIDGAEGGTGAAPVEFTDHLGVPMREGLLFVHNTLVGINLRDKIKLGASGKIISAFDIASVLAIGADWGNAARGFMFAIGCIQSQSCHTNKCPTGVATQDPLRQRALVVEDKATRVYNFHRSTLKALAEMLAAAGLTHPRQLTARHLVRRMSATEVKLFSQMHVFLKPGALLGGHVEGEFYERMWRAARADSFDPMPADETAMEPTLVGQARA; translated from the coding sequence ATGAGTTTTTCGCTGCTCAGTCGTTATGCGTTCTTTGTCTGCTGCGTCGTGTTTACCCTGGCGACCCTGCCGTTCGTGCACCAGCATGAATGGCTCTGGATATTCACCCTGGTGCTGGGGTTGTTGAGCCTGCAGGGCATCTTTGATCTTTTACAGTCGCGTCATGCTGTACGGCGCAACTACCCGATTCTTGGCAACATCCGCTACCTGATCGAAGGCATCCGCCCGGAGATTCGCCAGTATCTGCTTGAAGCCGACGACGAGGCCACGCCGTTTTCCCGCGCCCAGCGCGCGCTGGTTTACTCCCGGGCCAAAAGTGAAGCCTCGGACAAACCGTTCGGCACCTTGATGAACGTCTACCAGACCGGCTACGAATTCATCAGCCATTCGATGCGCCCCGCGCCCTTGTCAGACCCTGAAAGTTTTCGGGTCGAGATCGGCGGGCCGCAATGCACGCAGTCTTACTCGGCTTCGGTGTTCAACATCTCGGCCATGAGCTTCGGCTCGCTCAGCGCCAACGCGATTCGCTCGTTGAACAAAGGCGCGAAGATGGGCCATTTTTCCCATGACACCGGTGAGGGCAGCATCAGCCCTTACCACCGCGAGCACGGTGGTGATCTGGTCTGGGAACTGGGCAGTGGCTACTTCGGCTGCCGGACAGACGACGGCAAGTTCGATGCCGAGAAATTCGCCCGCCAGGCCGGCGACCCCCAGGTGAAGATGATCGAGATCAAGCTCAGCCAGGGCGCCAAGCCCGGCCATGGCGGGATCTTGCCCAAGCACAAGGTTACCCAGGAAATCGCCAGCACCCGTGGCGTGCCGATGGGCCAGGACTGCATCTCACCATCGAGCCACAGCGCCTTCTCCACGCCGCTGGAACTGATGCACTTCATTGCCCGGCTGCGTGAGTTGTCCGGCGGCAAGCCCGTGGGTTTCAAGCTGTGCCTGGGCCACCCCTGGGAGTTCATGGGCATCGCCAAGGCCATGCTGGAAACCGGCATCCTGCCAGACTTCATCGTGATCGATGGTGCAGAGGGCGGCACTGGCGCCGCGCCAGTGGAGTTCACCGATCACCTTGGCGTGCCGATGCGCGAAGGCCTGTTGTTCGTGCACAACACCTTGGTGGGTATCAACCTGCGCGACAAAATCAAACTCGGCGCCAGCGGCAAGATCATCAGCGCCTTCGATATTGCCAGTGTCCTGGCCATCGGCGCCGACTGGGGCAACGCCGCACGCGGCTTCATGTTCGCCATCGGCTGCATCCAGTCCCAGTCGTGCCACACCAACAAATGCCCGACCGGTGTCGCCACCCAGGACCCGCTGCGCCAGCGCGCGCTGGTGGTCGAAGACAAAGCGACCCGGGTCTATAACTTCCACCGCAGTACCTTGAAGGCCCTGGCCGAAATGCTCGCCGCCGCCGGTTTGACCCATCCACGGCAACTGACCGCACGGCATCTGGTCCGGCGCATGTCTGCCACAGAGGTCAAGCTGTTCTCGCAAATGCATGTGTTCCTCAAGCCTGGAGCATTGCTTGGCGGCCACGTTGAGGGTGAGTTTTACGAGCGGATGTGGCGGGCGGCGCGGGCCGACAGCTTTGATCCGATGCCGGCCGATGAAACGGCGATGGAGCCTACACTGGTGGGGCAGGCGCGGGCCTGA